A region of Cheilinus undulatus linkage group 10, ASM1832078v1, whole genome shotgun sequence DNA encodes the following proteins:
- the rab9b gene encoding ras-related protein Rab-9B: MMSGKSLLLKVILLGDGGVGKSSLMNRYVTDRFDSQSFHTIGVEFLNRDLEVDGRLVTLQIWDTAGQERFKSLRTPFYRGADCCLLTFAVNDLQSFQNLGCWKKEFMFYSDVKDPERFPFVVLGNKVDMEQREVGSDEARAWCEENGCYPYFETSAKDDTNVTAAFEAAVREVLAAEDNIDHALLSSTIDLHGNRKTTRTSCC, from the coding sequence ATGATGAGCGGGAAGAGCCTTCTGCTTAAGGTGATCCTGCTGGGGGATGGTGGTGTTGGAAAGTCCTCCCTTATGAACCGGTACGTCACAGACCGCTTTGACTCGCAGTCTTTCCATACCATTGGTGTGGAGTTCCTGAACCGGGATCTGGAGGTAGACGGGCGCCTGGTCACTCTTCAGATCTGGGACACAGCCGGTCAGGAGCGCTTCAAGTCCCTACGTACGCCCTTCTACCGAGGCGCTGACTGCTGCCTACTCACATTTGCTGTGAACGACCTGCAGAGCTTCCAAAACCTGGGCTGCTGGAAGAAGGAGTTCATGTTTTACTCGGATGTTAAAGACCCTGAGCGGTTCCCTTTTGTGGTACTTGGCAATAAAGTCGACATGGAGCAGAGGGAGGTGGGGTCGGATGAGGCACGGGCGTGGTGTGAAGAGAACGGATGCTACCCTTACTTTGAGACCAGTGCTAAGGATGACACTAATGTCACAGCTGCATTTGAGGCAGCTGTACGGGAGGTTCTGGCTGCTGAGGACAATATTGACCATGCACTTCTGAGCAGTACTATTGATCTTCACGGCAACCGCAAAACTACTCGTACATCTTGCTGCTGA
- the fut11 gene encoding alpha-(1,3)-fucosyltransferase 11 — protein sequence MMAGRGRLVPCLCLGLFGVLCWVWVSFASFPDEQLPLEALDAVDRAAFQPQSALSEMEFASIRSYTGPGNADRRSNKELPILLWWSSGLFPHFPGDTERIDCATSSCLVTSNRKVQQYKRTASIIFYGTDFRAYEAPLPRLRHQTWALFHEESPMNNYFLSHGPGIRLFNYTATFRRESDYPLTLQWLPSLDYLLEPVAVSLEEKNRLRREGLAPVLYMQSHCDVPSDRNRYVQELMKYIQVDSYGKCLNNKALPEHLEDTATATGEDRGFMTFVARYKFHLALENGLCPDYMTEKLWRPLHQGCVPVYRGSALVADWMPNDHSVVIIDKFPSPKALADFLKHLDENDDEYTKYLEFKNIKSITNARLLEVLETREWGVNDMSKPNYLNGFECYVCDQENARLTAERAYRRAPMKNTPPQPKMANNSHMGCPLPSPGYGDVQDLPADDGWLQIWPQDYWQSLDQAEGLESLIRHNESDPSLLWKHIQNIAVSRARGKH from the exons ATG ATGGCAGGCAGGGGCAGGCTGGTGCCCTGTCTGTGTTTGGGGCTGTTCGGTGTCCTCTGCTGGGTCTGGGTCTCCTTTGCTTCCTTTCCAGATGAGCAGCTTCCCCTCGAGGCCTTGGATGCAGTGGACCGAGCAGCCTTTCAGCCCCAGAGCGCTCTATCAGAGATGGAGTTTGCCTCCATCCGCTCATACACAGGACCTGGCAACGCTGACCGCCGCAGCAACAAAGAgttgcccattctcctctggtGGAGCAGCGGATTGTTCCCACATTTTCCTGGAGATACTGAACGCATCGACTGTGCCACATCTTCTTGCCTGGTCACCAGCAACCGCAAG GTCCAGCAGTACAAACGGACAGCATCCATCATCTTTTATGGAACGGACTTCAGGGCATATGAGGCCCCACTGCCCCGTCTCCGCCACCAGACCTGGGCTCTGTTCCATGAAGAGTCACCCATGAATAACTACTTCCTCTCCCATGGCCCGGGAATCAGGCTGTTCAACTACACGGCCACGTTTCGCAGGGAGTCAGACTATCCATTGACCCTGCAGTGGCTGCCCTCTCTGGACTACCTGCTAGAGCCTGTGGCTGTCAGTCTGGAGGAGAAAAATCGTCTGAGGAGGGAGGGTCTGGCTCCTGTGCTCTACATGCAGTCTCACTGCGATGTGCCATCAGACAGAAATAGATATGTCCAGGAGCTTATGAAGTACATTCAG GTGGACTCTTACGGGAAATGTCTGAACAACAAAGCTTTGCCTGAACATCTGGAGGACACGGCCACAGCTACTGGTGAAGACCGTGGCTTCATGACTTTTGTTGCCCGCTACAAGTTTCACCTGGCTCTGGAGAATGGCCTGTGTCCAGATTACATGACAGAGAAGTTGTGGCGGCCCCTCCATCAGGGCTGTGTGCCCGTCTATCGAGGCTCAGCTCTTGTGGCAGACTGGATGCCCAACGATCACTCAGTTGTCATTATAGATAAGTTCCCCTCTCCCAAAGCTCTAGCTGACTTTCTTAAACACCTTGATGagaatgatgatgaatacacaaaatatttagAGTTTAAGAACATCAAAAGTATAACAAACGCTCGTTTGCTGGAGGTTCTGGAGACCCGTGAGTGGGGGGTTAACGACATGAGTAAACCTAACTACTTGAATGGATTTGAATGTTACGTGTGTGATCAGGAGAATGCAAGACTGACAGCAGAACGAGCATATAGAAGAGCACCTATGAAGAACACGCCTCCTCAGCCAAAAATGGCCAACAACTCTCACATGGGGTGCCCCCTGCCCAGCCCAGGGTATGGAGATGTCCAAGACTTACCTGCAGATGATGG ATGGTTGCAAATATGGCCGCAGGATTACTGGCAGAGCCTGGACCAAGCGGAGGGGCTGGAGTCACTGATAAGACATAACGAGTCAGACCCTTCACTCCTGTGGAAGCACATCCAAAACATTGCTGTGAGCAGAGCCAGAGGAAAACACTGA